Proteins from one Camelina sativa cultivar DH55 chromosome 8, Cs, whole genome shotgun sequence genomic window:
- the LOC104709786 gene encoding uncharacterized protein LOC104709786 produces MVAYAYRRAKEAIRSRGDIVLNVASSGIASLLLEGGRTAHSRFGIPLDVHETPICNMSRSSDQGQLVQESKLIIWDEAPMMSKYCFETLDRSLKDIMRDHDDKPFGGKVILFGGDFRQILPIIVGAGMRKNMRLRQNIIPKEALEIDEFLKWILDVGEGRLNEPNDGVADIEILEECL; encoded by the exons ATGGTTGCATATGCTTACAGAAGAGCAAAAGAAG CGATCAGATCAAGAGGAGACATAGTCTTAAACGTAGCATCTAGCGGTATAGCATCTCTTTTGTTAGAAGGCGGCAGAACAgctcattcaagatttggtattccTCTAGATGTTCATGAAACACCTATATGCAACATGTCAAGGTCTTCTGATCAAGGTCAATTAGTCCAAGAATCAAAGTTGATCATTTGGGATGAAGCTCCAATGATGAGTAAATATTGCTTCGAAACTTTGGATAGAAGTCTGAAAGATATAATGCGTGATCATGATGATAAACCTTTTGGTGGGAAGGTCATTCTTTTTGGTGGTGATTTCCGTCAGATTCTACCTATTATTGTTGGCGCTG GCATGAGGAAAAATATGAGGCTGCGGCAGAACATTATTCCAAAAGAGGCGCTTGAAATTGACGAATTTTTGAAATGGATTCTAGATGTGGGAGAAGGAAGACTTAATGAGCCGAATGATGGTGTTGCTGATATTGAAATCCTAGAAGAGTGCTTATAA